ATTGGCAACGGCGCCGATGTGCTGGTTGAGCGCGCGCTGAACTGGGCGCGTCAGGAGAAAGCCGCGCTTCGCGCCGCCGCGGGCAAGCCGGCGGAAACTGACGCTATTCCGGAAGAAGAACAGCGCCGCATGATGCGCCGTCTGTTTGACCGCTATTATGGCGAGGCCGTCGAGGCGGGTAGCGCGCTGTTCCCGGATGTGGCCGGGACGCTTGACGCGCTGCGCCGCCATGGCCTTGCGCTCGGGCTGGTCACCAATAAGCCGACGCCGTTTGTGGCCCCGATGCTGGAATCGCTCGGTATCGCAGACCATTTCAGCATTATTATCGGCGGCGATGATGTGCAGAATAAAAAACCGCACCCGGAACCGCTGTACAAAGTCATGGACGCATTGCATGTCACGGCGCAGGAGTTGCTCTTTGTCGGCGATTCACGCAATGATATTCAGGCGGCGCAGGCCGCTGGCTGCGCAAGCGTCGGTCTGAGCTATGGCTATAACTACGGCGAAGCGATAACGTTAAGCCACCCGGATTTCGTCTTTGACCATTTCCGCGACTTACTGCCCGCGTTCGGGCTCCCCCACAGTGACAATCAGGAATTGAAAAATGAGTAAGCCCATCGTTTTTAGTGGCGCACAGCCATCCGGAGAACTGACCATCGGTAACTACATGGGTGCGCTGCGTCAGTGGGTTAACATGCAGGATGATTACCACTGCATCTACTGCATCGTGGATCAGCATGCCATCACTGTGCGTCAGGACCCGGCCGCGCTGCGCAAAGCCACGCTGGATACGCTGGCGCTCTATCTCGCCTGCGGCATCGACCCGAAAAAGAGCACCATCTTCGTGCAGTCTCACGTGCCGGAGCACGCGCAGCTGGGCTGGGCGCTGAACTGCTACACCTATTTCGGCGAACTGAGCCGCATGACGCAGTTCAAAGACAAATCCGCGCGCTACGCGGAAAACATCAACGCCGGTCTGTTTGATTACCCGGTGCTGATGGCGGCGGATATTCTGCTGTACCAGACCAATCTGGTGCCGGTGGGCGAAGATCAGAAACAGCACCTGGAGCTGAGCCGCGATATCGCGCAGCGCTTCAACGCCATCTACGGCGATATTTTCCGCGTGCCGGAGCCGTTCATCCCGAAATCGGGCGCTCGCGTAATGTCACTGCTGGAGCCGACCAAAAAGATGTCCAAGTCGGATGACAACCGCAATAACGTCATCGGCCTGCTGGAAGATCCGAAATCCGTTGTGAAGAAAATCAAACGCGCGGTGACCGATTCTGACGAGCCGCCGGTGGTGCGCTATGACGTGGCGAATAAAGCGGGCGTCTCTAACCTGCTGGATATTCTGTCTGCCGTGACCGGCCAGAGCATCCCGGAACTGGAGCAGCATTTCGAAGGCAAAATGTATGGCCATCTGAAAGGCGAAGTGGCAGAGGCCGTCTCCGGCATGCTCACCGAGCTTCAGGAACGCTATCACCGCTACCGCAACGACGAAGCCTTCCTGCAAAGCGTGATGAAAGAAGGGGCCGAGAAAGCCCGCGCGCACGCTGGCGAAACGCTGAAGAAAGTGTATGAATCCATCGGGTTTGTGGCGCAGCCGTAATAAAAAACCGGGGCAGCCCGGTTTTGCGTGTCACAGTGAAACCACCTCTCAGGAGGTGGTTTTTTTATTGCTCAGCGCAGCCGTATTACTGGTCCGCTGCCGGGCCGCAGCCGCCGATCATTTTCGAAATAGAAATCGCCGGGTGAAGCAGATAGTCGTAGCTGCAGGTTTTGTTTTTATTTTCGACATGGCCGGTGCAGGCGGTCAGTGAGGAGAGTACGGCGGCCAGCATCGCGAGTTTAATGACATGTTTCATTATGCATCCCTATTGATAAAGTTTCCTAAATAGCTGATATGAATGTCTTTTATGACTATTCATAACGGGACGACTTTATGCGGTTTCAGGCAGGGGAAGTCAACGTCAGTAACAGGACTTGCAGGACAAGAAAAACCGCGCGGGCGCGGGTGTTCAGCGCCGCTGGTTGTCGATGGTCAACGTGACGCGATTGGCACGGCAGAACAACTCGGAATAGTGCACGGGTTTTTGATGCTGGTCGTAGGCGATTTTGCTGATGCGAAACAGCGGCTCTCCCAGCTCGCATTTCAGCCACTGCGCCTCGGCTTTGGTGGCGGTAAAAATATCGATGGTCTTTTTATCGCTCACCACCTGCGTATCGAAGCGTTCCTGAAACAGCTGATAGGTCGATGCGCCTGCGCTGTAGATCTCGTCAAACTGCGGGTAACGGGAGAGC
The genomic region above belongs to Cronobacter malonaticus LMG 23826 and contains:
- the trpS gene encoding tryptophan--tRNA ligase, encoding MSKPIVFSGAQPSGELTIGNYMGALRQWVNMQDDYHCIYCIVDQHAITVRQDPAALRKATLDTLALYLACGIDPKKSTIFVQSHVPEHAQLGWALNCYTYFGELSRMTQFKDKSARYAENINAGLFDYPVLMAADILLYQTNLVPVGEDQKQHLELSRDIAQRFNAIYGDIFRVPEPFIPKSGARVMSLLEPTKKMSKSDDNRNNVIGLLEDPKSVVKKIKRAVTDSDEPPVVRYDVANKAGVSNLLDILSAVTGQSIPELEQHFEGKMYGHLKGEVAEAVSGMLTELQERYHRYRNDEAFLQSVMKEGAEKARAHAGETLKKVYESIGFVAQP
- the gph gene encoding phosphoglycolate phosphatase, whose product is MDKLQKIRAVAFDLDGTLVDSAPGLTWAVDNALYALELPTAGDARVITWIGNGADVLVERALNWARQEKAALRAAAGKPAETDAIPEEEQRRMMRRLFDRYYGEAVEAGSALFPDVAGTLDALRRHGLALGLVTNKPTPFVAPMLESLGIADHFSIIIGGDDVQNKKPHPEPLYKVMDALHVTAQELLFVGDSRNDIQAAQAAGCASVGLSYGYNYGEAITLSHPDFVFDHFRDLLPAFGLPHSDNQELKNE
- a CDS encoding YhfL family protein, with the translated sequence MKHVIKLAMLAAVLSSLTACTGHVENKNKTCSYDYLLHPAISISKMIGGCGPAADQ